One Candidatus Hydrogenedentota bacterium genomic window carries:
- a CDS encoding NAD-dependent deacylase: MTTSVERAAEALRHAKRGVAVTGAGMSAESGIPTFRGADGIWKKYPPEIFASIDAYLRDPDRVWAFWCELSASLHGCNPNAGHSALAQLESSGKIQAIITQNIDSLHQAAGSRRVIEYHGSLRELVCLECRARKTFDVTTTGKHPPHCVLCQGLMKPDVVMFGEGIPPDAMYESEALIQVCDVLVVVGTSAQVYPAAGLPFAAKRNGALIIEANLEPTEFTETVTDVFLEGPCGQTLPRVAALMH, translated from the coding sequence ATGACCACTTCCGTCGAAAGGGCCGCGGAGGCGCTTCGGCATGCAAAGCGCGGCGTTGCGGTGACCGGGGCAGGCATGTCCGCTGAAAGTGGGATACCCACGTTCCGCGGCGCGGACGGGATTTGGAAGAAGTATCCGCCGGAGATCTTCGCCAGTATCGACGCCTATCTGCGTGATCCCGATCGTGTATGGGCATTCTGGTGCGAATTGAGTGCTTCGCTGCATGGATGCAATCCCAACGCCGGACATTCGGCGCTGGCGCAACTTGAGTCTTCGGGCAAGATCCAGGCTATCATTACCCAGAACATCGACAGTCTGCATCAGGCGGCGGGAAGTCGCCGCGTGATCGAATATCACGGAAGTCTCCGTGAGCTTGTGTGCCTGGAGTGCCGCGCCCGAAAGACCTTCGACGTTACTACGACCGGTAAGCATCCGCCCCATTGCGTTCTTTGCCAAGGGCTCATGAAACCTGACGTCGTCATGTTTGGCGAGGGCATTCCGCCGGACGCCATGTACGAGTCCGAAGCGCTGATTCAAGTCTGCGATGTTCTTGTGGTGGTTGGTACGTCGGCTCAAGTGTATCCGGCGGCGGGGCTGCCATTCGCCGCGAAACGGAATGGCGCGTTGATTATCGAGGCCAATCTTGAGCCTACGGAGTTCACCGAGACGGTAACCGACGTGTTTCTTGAAGGACCCTGCGGTCAGACGTTGCCGCGTGTTGCCGCGTTAATGCACTAA
- a CDS encoding TrkH family potassium uptake protein, protein MNYRILSQYLGLLCIAVGLSMVFSMLWAVYYGEWHALEALVASMSTSIAIGYGLRYFGRNAPKRIFEREAIGLVGLTWIVVSVLGALPFVFAGILSFNDAFFESVSGFTTTGSTVITDIEAVDKSILFWRAFTHWLGGIGIVILFIAVLPYFGAGGKLIVKSESTGPAASLVVPRFRQSALIIFNIYFFFTVVNTIALMFAGMNFHEALCHAFAGLATGGYSTRQMSVGAFNSLSIEIVIIVFLLIGGTNFGLFAAMYLGDWKALLKDSEWRLFIGVFIVATALVTFNLMGLQGQFPDQGESFQPMPERQFYGFGHALRVGAFQVASCMTDTGFITDDFDRWPYLSRMILIVVMILGGSAGSTAGGLKIVRLLMFAKLCYWRLETTFRPKTVRPLRINGEVVSDAVVTRSLQFLCLYVFWFGFGCLFMSAMGLPFESAVSSMAACINNCGPGLEHVGAIRDFHLIGPSGTFFLSLTMLVGRLELVPILVLFVPAFWRR, encoded by the coding sequence ATGAACTATCGCATTCTGTCTCAATACTTGGGCCTCCTTTGTATCGCCGTTGGCCTGTCCATGGTCTTCTCTATGTTGTGGGCTGTCTACTACGGCGAATGGCATGCCCTGGAAGCGTTAGTCGCTTCCATGTCGACTTCAATTGCCATCGGATACGGCCTGCGCTACTTCGGTCGAAACGCGCCTAAGCGAATTTTCGAGCGCGAAGCTATTGGACTGGTCGGGCTCACATGGATCGTCGTCAGCGTGCTCGGAGCCCTTCCTTTCGTGTTCGCCGGAATACTCAGTTTCAACGACGCCTTTTTCGAAAGCGTCTCCGGTTTTACCACGACCGGCTCCACCGTCATTACGGACATCGAAGCGGTTGACAAGAGCATTCTCTTCTGGCGAGCCTTTACACACTGGCTGGGTGGCATTGGCATCGTCATCCTGTTTATCGCCGTGCTTCCCTATTTCGGGGCGGGTGGCAAACTGATTGTGAAATCCGAGTCCACAGGACCCGCGGCCAGTCTCGTAGTGCCTCGCTTCCGGCAAAGCGCTCTCATCATCTTCAACATCTACTTCTTCTTCACAGTCGTGAACACCATTGCCCTGATGTTTGCCGGAATGAACTTTCATGAAGCCCTATGCCACGCCTTTGCAGGATTGGCGACGGGCGGCTACTCCACACGCCAAATGAGTGTCGGCGCTTTTAACAGCCTGTCCATCGAAATTGTAATCATTGTATTCCTGCTGATCGGAGGTACAAACTTCGGTTTGTTCGCCGCGATGTATTTGGGTGACTGGAAAGCGCTGTTAAAAGACTCCGAATGGAGACTTTTCATCGGAGTCTTCATCGTCGCCACCGCATTGGTTACGTTTAACCTCATGGGGCTGCAGGGGCAATTCCCCGATCAGGGAGAGTCATTCCAGCCCATGCCGGAGCGCCAGTTCTACGGTTTTGGTCATGCCCTTCGCGTCGGAGCCTTCCAAGTGGCATCCTGCATGACAGATACAGGCTTTATTACAGACGATTTTGATCGCTGGCCATATCTGTCGCGCATGATCCTGATTGTTGTGATGATTCTGGGCGGAAGCGCGGGGTCCACCGCAGGTGGACTCAAAATTGTGCGCTTATTGATGTTCGCCAAACTGTGCTATTGGCGGTTGGAGACAACATTCCGTCCGAAGACTGTCCGGCCCCTGCGCATTAACGGTGAAGTCGTCAGCGATGCGGTGGTTACCAGATCCCTGCAATTCCTCTGTCTCTACGTCTTCTGGTTCGGCTTCGGTTGCCTTTTTATGTCTGCCATGGGCTTGCCATTCGAATCCGCCGTATCATCAATGGCGGCGTGCATCAACAATTGCGGTCCCGGACTCGAACACGTCGGGGCCATTCGTGACTTTCATTTAATCGGGCCGTCGGGAACGTTCTTCTTGTCTTTGACCATGCTCGTGGGACGTCTTGAACTGGTTCCCATTCTCGTGCTCTTCGTACCGGCTTTTTGGCGGCGCTAG
- a CDS encoding ParB/RepB/Spo0J family partition protein — MVKPKRGGLGRGLGALIGGISEPAPASEAAQEDAAATAAGERVLQLDPHAIKPNPKQPRREFDEEALQELADSIREDGVVEPIIVRFRNGEYELVSGERRVRASIMAELATIPAIARDVSDSDMLKLGLIENIQREDLNAIELAEGYKALMHEFGWTQEEMAEHVGKKRATVANTLRLLNLPADVQRSVAEGKISMGHARAILALESPKAQSAAARAVVEQGLSVRQVERLAAPPKPKASSKPASRDPHVAALEDEMRRSLGTRVSIHPNADRAGKGRIEIEYYSLDDLDRILSIVRGSR; from the coding sequence GTGGTTAAACCGAAACGCGGCGGCTTAGGCCGAGGACTTGGGGCGCTCATTGGCGGTATCTCGGAACCGGCGCCAGCCTCCGAAGCCGCGCAAGAAGATGCAGCCGCAACGGCAGCCGGTGAACGCGTTCTGCAGCTCGACCCGCACGCCATCAAGCCCAATCCCAAACAGCCGCGCCGCGAATTCGACGAAGAAGCCCTGCAGGAATTGGCCGATTCGATCCGCGAAGACGGCGTCGTGGAACCCATTATTGTCCGTTTCCGAAACGGCGAGTATGAGCTGGTCAGCGGCGAGCGCCGCGTTCGCGCCAGCATCATGGCCGAATTGGCGACAATTCCCGCCATCGCGCGCGATGTGTCCGATTCCGACATGCTCAAGCTGGGACTCATCGAGAACATCCAGCGCGAGGACCTGAACGCGATTGAGTTGGCCGAGGGTTACAAGGCCCTGATGCACGAATTCGGCTGGACCCAGGAAGAGATGGCCGAGCACGTCGGCAAGAAGCGCGCAACGGTTGCGAACACCTTGCGTTTGCTCAATTTGCCTGCAGACGTGCAGCGCAGTGTCGCCGAGGGCAAAATTTCGATGGGACACGCCCGTGCAATCCTGGCGCTCGAATCGCCCAAAGCGCAGAGCGCCGCGGCGCGCGCCGTCGTCGAACAGGGCCTCTCCGTACGGCAAGTGGAGCGCTTGGCCGCGCCTCCCAAGCCGAAAGCATCCAGCAAACCGGCCTCGCGTGACCCGCACGTGGCCGCGCTGGAAGATGAGATGCGGCGTAGCCTTGGCACACGCGTCTCTATTCATCCCAATGCCGACCGGGCTGGCAAGGGACGGATCGAAATCGAGTATTACTCGCTGGACGACTTGGATCGCATCCTCTCAATTGTACGGGGATCGCGATAG
- a CDS encoding DUF1349 domain-containing protein gives MREVVLDEFFRSSHLSELLTWYCEPNRWEIDEAENCLRIRPDAQTDFWQQTHYGFSADNGHFLYTTVNTDFVMTTEVRFHPANQYDQAGLMVWFSPSCWLKTSVEYEPGGPNRLGAVVTNSGYSDWSTQDFPEDCREVRLRVRREGVDYIVDASAGSGSWSQIRLARLLDDRKGANVRCGVYACSPKGEGFAAEFLALNIVRGRIDDI, from the coding sequence ATGCGTGAAGTTGTCCTCGATGAGTTTTTCCGTTCTTCGCATCTCTCGGAGTTGCTGACGTGGTACTGCGAACCCAACCGCTGGGAAATCGATGAGGCGGAAAATTGTCTTCGCATACGTCCCGACGCCCAAACGGATTTCTGGCAGCAAACCCATTATGGCTTCTCCGCCGACAACGGTCATTTTCTCTACACAACGGTCAATACGGATTTCGTCATGACGACGGAGGTGCGATTTCACCCCGCGAATCAGTACGATCAAGCAGGGCTTATGGTGTGGTTCTCGCCGTCGTGCTGGCTGAAGACTTCTGTTGAGTACGAACCGGGTGGACCAAACCGCCTGGGCGCGGTCGTAACCAACAGCGGCTACTCGGATTGGTCCACGCAGGATTTTCCGGAAGATTGCCGCGAAGTCCGGCTGCGCGTACGCCGAGAGGGTGTGGACTATATCGTGGATGCCTCGGCGGGCTCAGGTTCCTGGTCCCAAATTCGGCTTGCTCGTTTGCTCGATGATCGCAAGGGGGCGAACGTCCGTTGCGGCGTCTACGCGTGCAGTCCGAAAGGCGAAGGTTTTGCTGCGGAGTTCTTGGCCCTGAACATAGTCCGGGGCCGAATCGATGACATTTGA
- a CDS encoding AAA family ATPase has product MGRVIAVANQKGGVGKTTTSVNLSACLAAAGRRVLLVDIDPQGNATSGLGVGKNDLQHTVYEAMVDHVSMRDVIVPTQMENLFIAPSNRQLAGAEVEFVEVDGREYRLRSCLEPLKDEYDFIFIDCPPSLSLLTVNGLVAAGGVMITLQCEYFALEGLSELLQTIKLVRDRLSPSLKVEGVLLTMHQHTNLSKQVVDDVRAHLGDKVYQTVIPRNVTLSEAPSFGKPVILYDLKSPGAVAYLALAREVISRG; this is encoded by the coding sequence ATGGGACGAGTCATTGCAGTAGCCAATCAAAAAGGTGGCGTGGGCAAGACGACGACGTCGGTAAACCTGTCGGCGTGCTTGGCCGCGGCGGGACGTCGTGTCTTGCTGGTCGACATCGATCCGCAAGGAAATGCAACGAGCGGCCTTGGCGTGGGCAAGAACGACCTGCAACACACGGTCTACGAAGCCATGGTCGATCACGTTTCCATGCGCGACGTGATTGTCCCGACGCAAATGGAAAACCTGTTCATTGCACCTTCGAACCGCCAGTTGGCGGGTGCCGAGGTTGAGTTCGTTGAAGTGGACGGCCGCGAATACCGTCTCCGCAGTTGTCTGGAACCCCTGAAGGACGAGTACGACTTCATCTTTATCGATTGTCCGCCGTCGCTGAGCTTGCTTACGGTTAACGGACTCGTTGCCGCGGGCGGCGTCATGATTACCCTCCAGTGCGAATACTTCGCGCTGGAAGGGCTTAGCGAATTGCTCCAGACCATCAAGCTTGTGCGGGATCGCTTGAGCCCGTCGCTGAAGGTCGAAGGAGTCCTGCTCACCATGCATCAACATACGAATCTGTCGAAGCAGGTGGTGGACGATGTTCGTGCACATCTCGGGGACAAGGTGTATCAGACCGTAATACCGCGCAATGTCACCTTGAGCGAAGCGCCCAGTTTCGGGAAGCCGGTCATTCTCTACGACCTGAAGTCCCCGGGTGCGGTGGCCTATCTGGCGTTGGCGAGGGAGGTGATATCCCGTGGTTAA
- the rffA gene encoding dTDP-4-amino-4,6-dideoxygalactose transaminase, with protein MSNHELRYIPFNRAGFLGRELEYVSECISNGHISGDGPFTSKCSRLIESALGVPKCLLTTSGTHALELAALLLDIAIDDEVIVPSYTFVSTINAFVLHGARPVFVDIRPDTLNIDERLIEQAITPSTRAIIAVHYAGVACEMDTIMDIASRHGVPVVEDNAHGLFARYRGRPLGTFGAFSIQSFHETKNFTCGEGGALLLNRESDVARAEVLREKGTDRSQFYRGLVNKYGWVDKGSSYLPSDILAAFLYAQLEARDRVQAYRQEIWNRYHDSLAGWAAGHGVKLMHVPDHCEQSYHMFYMLMPSLEVRTAFINHLKEADISAVFHYLPLHSSAMGVRLGGKKGDCPVTESVSDRMVRLPFYNDLTKDQQQTVIDRILTFDPAVVS; from the coding sequence ATGAGTAACCACGAATTGCGGTACATCCCATTCAACCGTGCCGGGTTTCTCGGTCGCGAACTAGAGTACGTCTCCGAATGTATCAGCAATGGCCATATTTCCGGCGATGGACCTTTCACGAGTAAGTGTAGCCGCCTTATCGAGAGCGCGCTTGGCGTGCCGAAGTGTCTCTTAACGACGTCTGGAACCCATGCGCTGGAACTGGCTGCCCTTCTTCTTGATATCGCGATCGATGACGAGGTGATTGTACCCTCCTACACGTTTGTATCCACGATCAATGCGTTTGTACTCCATGGAGCGAGACCGGTCTTCGTCGACATTCGTCCCGACACGCTCAATATTGATGAACGTCTCATTGAACAGGCGATCACGCCGAGTACGCGCGCCATCATAGCCGTTCATTACGCGGGTGTTGCCTGCGAAATGGACACCATTATGGACATAGCTAGCCGCCATGGCGTTCCTGTCGTGGAAGACAATGCACACGGACTCTTTGCGCGCTATCGCGGAAGGCCTCTCGGGACCTTCGGCGCTTTCTCTATCCAGAGCTTTCACGAAACCAAGAACTTCACGTGCGGTGAAGGCGGCGCGCTTTTACTCAACAGGGAATCCGATGTCGCGCGCGCCGAAGTGTTGCGCGAGAAGGGTACCGATCGAAGCCAGTTCTATCGCGGCCTGGTCAACAAATACGGATGGGTCGACAAAGGTTCAAGCTACCTGCCCTCCGACATCTTGGCGGCATTCTTGTACGCGCAGCTTGAGGCCCGCGATCGCGTTCAGGCATACAGGCAAGAAATCTGGAACCGCTACCATGACTCTTTGGCAGGGTGGGCCGCCGGACACGGCGTGAAGCTTATGCACGTTCCCGACCACTGCGAGCAGTCCTATCACATGTTCTACATGCTCATGCCCTCGCTTGAAGTGCGCACAGCGTTCATCAACCACCTGAAGGAGGCAGACATAAGCGCGGTGTTTCACTATTTGCCGCTGCACTCGTCGGCCATGGGGGTGCGACTCGGTGGGAAGAAGGGCGACTGCCCGGTTACGGAATCAGTCAGCGATCGTATGGTCCG
- a CDS encoding NADPH:quinone oxidoreductase family protein — protein MRSVVVTKFGGPDVLKVTDVPLPEPNASQVRIKVEACGLNYADIMQREGLYPNGPKPPYGAGFEVAGVIDEVGADATQWNIGDAVCGFCENGYSEYVVTEASRIMPKPASLDFPQAAAIPCQYLTAYHALVTLSRVKEGQFVLLQAAAGGLGTLMVQIAKNLGAKVLGTCSTDEKCQLLEELGCDFPINYSKRDFAAEAKRITGGAGCDLIVESIGGEIFDKSLRCLKPRGRLVTLGLAGKQPNTVTTLQLLTNNFTVSGFHLMAYVPDPEAMFNAVQDLEKWLAEGKLKIITRHVFPLAEAAQAQQFVAERKSTGKVVLVTAV, from the coding sequence ATGCGAAGTGTCGTTGTAACCAAGTTCGGCGGTCCGGATGTCTTGAAAGTGACCGATGTGCCCCTGCCGGAGCCTAATGCATCGCAGGTCCGGATCAAGGTGGAAGCATGCGGTCTCAATTATGCGGACATCATGCAGCGGGAAGGACTATACCCGAACGGGCCCAAGCCACCGTACGGCGCGGGATTCGAAGTGGCTGGCGTTATCGATGAAGTCGGAGCCGACGCCACCCAATGGAACATTGGAGACGCTGTGTGCGGCTTCTGCGAGAATGGCTACAGCGAGTACGTGGTCACTGAAGCGTCGCGGATTATGCCAAAACCGGCCTCCCTTGACTTCCCTCAAGCTGCCGCGATTCCCTGCCAATACCTCACGGCATATCACGCTCTGGTCACGCTTTCGAGAGTGAAAGAAGGTCAGTTCGTCTTGCTTCAAGCTGCCGCGGGCGGACTGGGGACGCTCATGGTGCAGATCGCCAAGAATCTCGGGGCGAAGGTCCTCGGTACGTGCAGCACCGACGAGAAGTGCCAACTGCTCGAAGAATTAGGGTGCGATTTCCCTATCAATTATTCGAAGCGCGACTTCGCGGCGGAAGCCAAGCGCATCACCGGCGGGGCGGGGTGTGACCTGATCGTCGAATCGATCGGTGGCGAGATCTTTGACAAGAGCCTGCGCTGCCTCAAGCCACGCGGCAGGCTGGTGACACTTGGCTTGGCTGGAAAGCAGCCCAATACCGTGACGACGCTTCAATTGCTCACCAACAATTTTACGGTGTCAGGGTTTCATCTGATGGCCTACGTTCCCGATCCCGAAGCCATGTTTAACGCCGTTCAAGATCTGGAGAAGTGGCTCGCCGAAGGCAAGCTCAAGATCATCACGCGGCATGTGTTCCCTCTTGCGGAGGCAGCGCAGGCGCAGCAGTTTGTGGCAGAGAGGAAGAGCACCGGCAAGGTCGTCCTCGTCACTGCGGTTTAG
- the serS gene encoding serine--tRNA ligase: MIDVKLLREDCETLRKALQNRRSPLDLDAILEVDAKRREVLYEVEQLRAEQNRESEEIAKLKRAKQDATEAIAAMKKVSDAIKEKDERVRELDTQLREQLLIIPNIPHESVPVGPDESANRLERKWGEPPSFDFEPRDHVELGEKLGILDFEGAAKVSGARFTVLKGAGARLERALTSFMLDVHTREHGYTEILPPFMVLGSSMEGAGQLPKFAEEAFTVRGRDLWLVPTAEVPLTNLHREEILDASTLPRKYVAYTPCFRSEAGSYGKDTRGMLRQHQFDKVELYKFTTADTSFDEHESLTRNAEVILQLLGLAYQVITLSTGDMGFCSAKTYDLEVWLPGQQCYREISSCSNCTDFQARRANIRCRREKKPEFVHTLNGSGLAVGRTLIAVLENYQQADGSVVIPEVLRPYMNGTERIEPVV, translated from the coding sequence ATGATAGACGTGAAATTATTGCGCGAAGACTGTGAGACGCTGCGAAAGGCGTTGCAGAACCGGCGCTCTCCGCTTGATTTGGACGCGATTCTCGAAGTGGACGCCAAGCGGCGTGAGGTCCTTTACGAGGTCGAGCAACTTCGCGCCGAGCAGAACCGCGAATCGGAAGAAATCGCGAAGCTCAAACGCGCCAAACAAGACGCGACCGAAGCCATCGCGGCGATGAAGAAGGTCAGCGATGCGATCAAGGAGAAAGACGAGCGCGTTCGCGAACTGGACACGCAACTTCGCGAGCAGTTGCTGATTATTCCGAACATCCCGCATGAATCGGTCCCTGTGGGTCCCGACGAGAGTGCCAATCGTCTTGAGCGAAAGTGGGGAGAACCCCCTTCCTTCGATTTCGAGCCGCGCGATCACGTTGAACTCGGCGAAAAGTTGGGCATTCTCGATTTCGAAGGCGCGGCGAAGGTATCCGGCGCGCGTTTCACGGTACTGAAGGGCGCCGGCGCGCGCCTCGAACGCGCCCTCACCAGCTTCATGCTCGACGTGCACACCCGCGAACACGGATACACGGAAATACTCCCACCCTTCATGGTGCTTGGGAGTAGCATGGAAGGAGCGGGCCAACTTCCCAAGTTCGCCGAAGAGGCATTCACGGTGAGAGGGCGCGATCTGTGGCTTGTACCTACGGCGGAAGTCCCGCTCACGAATCTCCATCGGGAAGAGATACTTGATGCGAGTACATTGCCTCGCAAGTATGTTGCGTACACCCCATGCTTCCGCAGCGAGGCGGGTTCCTACGGCAAAGACACCCGCGGCATGTTGCGCCAACACCAATTCGACAAAGTAGAGCTGTACAAGTTCACCACGGCCGATACCTCTTTCGACGAGCACGAATCCCTAACGCGCAATGCCGAAGTGATTCTGCAGCTTCTGGGTCTCGCATACCAGGTGATCACACTCTCCACCGGCGACATGGGCTTCTGCTCCGCAAAGACCTACGACCTGGAGGTCTGGCTTCCAGGCCAACAGTGCTACCGTGAGATTAGTTCCTGCTCCAACTGCACCGATTTCCAGGCGCGCCGTGCCAACATAAGGTGTCGCCGTGAGAAGAAACCTGAGTTTGTGCACACCCTGAACGGGTCCGGGCTGGCCGTAGGTCGCACGCTGATTGCCGTACTTGAAAACTACCAGCAAGCCGACGGTTCGGTTGTGATTCCCGAGGTGTTGCGACCTTACATGAACGGCACGGAGCGCATCGAGCCGGTCGTATGA